One window from the genome of Prinia subflava isolate CZ2003 ecotype Zambia chromosome 2, Cam_Psub_1.2, whole genome shotgun sequence encodes:
- the MFSD4B gene encoding sodium-dependent glucose transporter 1: MSLPSAEPRSQEESPAGQEAPVSPPGPEPAAPPAAAGAVRGAGPAGPRSPGPERRSEPAAGAMAEAERELRVRFIEPEEAEAEAGAAGGGWRCGRGADGAALRWCITGALCASFLGLGLSIAVLGPTFPNLAANVGKNVSDMYYIFVGRSLGFLGGSVVGGVLFDCMNAALLLALSMLGTTAGLYVIPWCKESLLLTVLMSVIGGSMGILDTGANVLTLNTWGSESGPHLQALHFSFAAGAFLAPILAKMALGGSQSEELAGAEKTNQSVLKSVPTASAALTTPAPKDHHDGDFLWSYIIIGTYILFTSIFLFALYSKSSSARDKSKATAQRGRLAKYHWPLVGLLFVFFLFYVGAEVTYGSYVFTYAMVFAEMTEGEAAALNSVFWGAFALCRGAAIFGAAFLSPATMIVMSLVCSAASSSALAFLAHYRALLWVGAAVYGASMATVFPSGISWIEQYTVVEGKTASLFVVGGALGEMCIPAVVGYLQGRFHHIPVVTYAAFATSIMTVLLFPVMYKLANAPQESDVKEVSDSETRKALLTNSRLAEDEEDEEDVREWNDADFEVIEMNDKPKDSLTHTSCRISGDSPAEVSLQPHLDDVLGNPPVIAGGSPGRQDGNVDWEKSE; encoded by the exons ATGTCGCTCCCCAGCGCCGAGCCCCGCTCCCAGGAGGAGTCCCCGGCGGGGCAGGAAGCGCCGGTGTCGCcccccggccccgagcccgCCGCTCCTCCCGCCGCTGCCGGCGCcgtgcgcggggcggggccggcggggccgcgctccccgGGCCCGGAGCGGCGCTCGGAGCCGGCGGCGGGAGCCATGGCCGAGGCCGAGCGGGAGCTGCGCGTCCGCTTCATCGAACCGGAGGAGGCCGAGGCGGAggcgggggcggccggcggcggaTGGCGCTGCGGGAGAGGCGCGGACGGGGCCGCGCTGCGCTGGTGCATCACCGGGGCGCTCTGCGCCTCCTTCCTGGGGCTG gggctgagcaTCGCGGTGCTGGGTCCCACCTTCCCCAACCTGGCCGCCAATGTCGGCAAGAACGTCAGCGACATGTACTACATCTTCGTGGGCCGCTCCCTGGGCTTCCTAGGCGGGTCGGTGGTCGGCGGGGTGCTCTTCGACTGCATGAACGCCGCTCTGCTGCTCG CCCTCTCCATGCTTGGAACAACGGCTGGTCTCTATGTGATACCCTGGTGTAAGGAATCTCTGCTATTAACAGTCTTGATGTCAGTCATTGGAGGTTCCATGGGAATTCTGGACACGG GTGCCAATGTACTGACACTGAATACCTGGGGATCAGAGTCTGGGCCACACTTGCAGGCTTTGCACTTCAGTTTTGCTGCTGGTGCATTTCTGGCTCCGATCCTGGCTAAAATGGCCTTAGGGGGTTCTCAATCTGAAGAACTTGCAGGGGCTGAAAAGACAAACCAGTCTGTCCTGAAGTCTGTGCCAACAGCATCAGCTGCATTAACTACACCAGCACCGAAAGACCATCACGATGGAGATTTTCTGTGGTCCTATATTATCATAGGGACCTATATTCTCTTCACTTCCATCTTCCTTTTTGCTTTGTATTCAAAGAGCAGCTCAGCTAGAGACAAATCAAAAGCTACTGCGCAGAGGGGCAGGCTTGCCAAATACCACTGGCCTCTAGTCGGCCTCCTGTTCGTATTCTTCTTGTTCTACgtgggagcagaggtcactTACGGCTCTTACGTATTTACTTATGCAATGGTCTTCGCCGAGATGACGGAAGGTGAAGCAGCCGCGTTGAATTCTGTCTTCTGGGGCGCATTTGCCTTGTGCAGAGGAGCGGCGATATTCGGTGCCGCCttcctgtcccctgccaccatGATCGTGATGAGCCTCgtgtgctctgctgcctcctcgTCAGCCCTGGCCTTCCTGGCGCACTACCGAGCCCTGCTGTGGGTGGGAGCCGCCGTGTACGGAGCGTCCATGGCCACCGTCTTCCCCAGCGGCATTTCCTGGATAGAGCAGTACACGGTGGTGGAAGGGAAGACGGCTTCTCTGTTCGTGGTGGGCGGGGCGCTGGGCGAGATGTGCATTCCTGCCGTGGTGGGCTATCTCCAGGGCAGGTTCCACCACATCCCTGTCGTCACTTACGCCGCCTTTGCCACCTCCATTATGACGGTCCTGCTCTTCCCCGTGATGTACAAACTGGCCAACGCTCCCCAGGAGAGCGACGTGAAGGAAGTGAGTGACAGCGAGACCCGGAAAGCTTTGTTGACAAACTCGAGGCTTGCTGAGGacgaggaggacgaggaggatGTGAGAGAGTGGAACGACGCAGACTTTGAGGTAATAGAAATGAATGACAAGCCCAAAGACTCTCTGACACACACCTCCTGTAGGATATCAGGGGACTCTCCAGCTGAAGTCTCTCTCCAGCCCCATCTGGACGATGTACTGGGCAATCCTCCAGTGATTGCTGGTGGCTCCCCTGGGAGACAGGATGGGAATGTTGACTGGGAGAAGAGTGAATAG